The genomic interval caacctgtatccaaataccaagtctgattgtttggagtttcatttgatgtggctgcCATTAGTACTACATGATCCTCTTTATTTTGTTCGCGATTActatcttcttgagcacaattggcaacatgattatcaccttttgatctgcACTCATTTTCATAATGGTCGCGTTTATGGCAGTTATAACACtccacatttgatttattatacatGCTTCCTCGTCCTCCGCGACCACGCCCTTCGCGCTAagagttatttgaacttggattATGATTGGAACCAATGTTGTTTTGCTCAACACCTCCATGATTCTGGCCACCAGGACCTTTGCTGGAATAGCTACCACCATGTCCCCGTCCTCTGCCTCGTGAACTACTGtgtttatgataggagctaccaattgaggcttgtgattgtaaagcctgttcaattggtttttcaatcttattgtcattcatccgTTGCTCATGCGCTCGTAGGAAATcagacaataaccttactgtcattgTTGAAATGCCATTGGCCTATTCAATTGtggcaacaacatgttcaaatttGGGATttaaagatctcaaaatcttctccacctttgcctgctccgaatgtgtttcaccattggtcttcatctgatttatcaaggcaagaactttatttatatatacatcAACATCCTTTGTGATTTCCATCTGCAGCagttcatattggcgtcttaaggtttgaagacgcaccctcttgatcatgtcatcacctttataattggttgacaaaatgaTCCAAGCCTCACTTgcagttgttgctccttctatATGCTCAAACGTCTCatcattcatcccttgatggatgagatacaaagccttctTGTCCTTCTTCTTTTGGTCACGATGCGCTACTCGTTGTGCCTCATTTGCATTATCAGctaatgcagacactccactcttaacgacatcccataactcatgataatcaaacaaaactctcatctGCACACACCActgattgtaatttttttccatTAAGGATAGAGACTGATAATTAGGTAAAGTTCATGATAACAGACTGACTCTGATACCAGttgtagaaactaattgaaggaaataacagaagacaaaaggttgtagaaactgattgaacgtaattgcacaaaattgcaaaattgatGAACTGATTCATTCATTTTGATATACTTCAAtactatatataattaaattacaattactggaagttATAAAATAGGATTATTAACAGTCAtgtaaactgaccattaatgcaataataacagtaaataatttaaggatgataaaatctgaattaataaccaacatttaaggataataaaatatgaattaataaccaacatgaATAATATTTCAAAGCTTAAGTATGAAGAACAAAGAAATTCTTCTACGTTTGTCCCAAGATCTACGTCAAGCAACAACGTTCAAAAATACCTTGGGATATGAGCTAAACTTGAAATGACCACCAAGTTCTTTGATACGACTTGTTTCAACTATAACTTAGTTGTCTATCTTGTATGACGTGCACTTTTAACTAATGTTTGGTGTAAAAGGATCTGCTACTAAGGAAGATAAGTACTGCCAACTATTAAAGAGGTTGTGTAAAGAAGAGACGAAAATTTAATACTCAATGCCATGCCTTTAATGCTTCTCAATATAAGAGTTATCATATGATattgaaagaagaaagaaaacaacGAAAAAAGTTTAAAGCTACTCAATAACCAAAAAGGGAATGCAATGAATACTTTCCTAAAGCCTATAAGATAAGATTCAAAGAAAAGAACAGAAGATAGTGAACCATACTTTGCAAGTGTTGAAACTCTCTGAATTTTTCTTATGCCTTAAAGCTTTGTAAGAACATTGTTCGTGTTCATTCTTGCCAACTAGCATTGGTGCAAAAAAGGTTAAAAACGGTGACTATTTTAACTATAAAATGACTGCTTTCTAGCCGTCTTTGATCAA from Phaseolus vulgaris cultivar G19833 chromosome 1, P. vulgaris v2.0, whole genome shotgun sequence carries:
- the LOC137815527 gene encoding uncharacterized protein, with amino-acid sequence MEKNYNQWCVQMRVLFDYHELWDVVKSGVSALADNANEAQRVAHRDQKKKDKKALYLIHQGMNDETFEHIEGATTASEAWIILSTNYKGDDMIKRVRLQTLRRQYELLQMEITKDVDVYINKVLALINQMKTNGETHSEQAKVEKILRSLNPKFEHVVATIE